A genomic region of Metopolophium dirhodum isolate CAU chromosome 1, ASM1992520v1, whole genome shotgun sequence contains the following coding sequences:
- the LOC132937387 gene encoding uncharacterized protein LOC132937387, whose protein sequence is MNIDCTITKLGDMNIDGRKTEIISPSKLNESEPYDIFKQLPLEIINTIVLKLDFNDILNLKLVNKKWRCIYLNQNEIWGKICKNLNIQAIDYNRCLNDRERHDSQCMSYSEIVSQKLFGSLCDNWLTFNHYITVVKNMKNNYFPFIKIPHRRFEQSYWTDDYIVNMNYYYKKPIEILILNGANKPIERRILPLFNLLREFIKKCFLKKYPVKVIGNKRFLVLEICSIIFVYSIKNTEFNKKFFKVIQKSVDYGLNKDDFNEEFLIDHCDTKFDLYENKLSLVHPATSTLFVTDLSTEKTYKELQFSSKGCIVDSMKCSDYRLMIGITRPKKKNFKATEHLAILHQFKGCKENNRLQIPLVGPVTQFKAIGNYIGVENRGSATPFITLKNNSFLNMFWLECDTFSFDCTRNYIYYNVNQSIFQYDILKSTMAKFEVIQKIAGDAISNLLPLTPLNDRYLLVRTTLPNSYEIFDVKEHVSIRSIHLTPGYSLVHVGKLSMIFSHSYKTMVVAFN, encoded by the exons atgaatattgatTGTACAATAACTAAATTAGGTGATATGAATATTGATGGTCGAAAAACAGAAATCATATCACCTAGTAAATTAAATGA atctgaaccgtatgatatttttaaacaacttcCACTTGAAATCATTAATACAATAGTCCTAAAGTTGGACTTCAATGATATTTTGAACTTGAAATTAGTTAATAAGAAGTGGcgatgtatatatttaaaccaAAATGAGATATGGGGTAAGATTtgtaagaatttaaatatacaagcTATTGATTACAACCGGTGTCTAAATGATAGGGAAAGACATGATTCACAATGCATGTCATATTCTGAAATAGtttcacaaaaattatttgggtCATTATGTGATAATTGGCTAACTTTTAACCATTATATAACGGTTGTCAAGAATATGAAAAACAACTATTTTCCGTTTATTAAAATACCTCATCGACGTTTTGAACAATCATATTGGACTGAtgattatatagtaaatatgaATTACTACTATAAAAAACCAAttgaaatacttattttaaatggtGCAAATAAACCTATAGAAAGAAGAATTTTGccgttatttaatttacttagagaatttattaaaaaatgttttttaaaaaaatatccagtCAAAGTAATTGGTAATAAAAGATTCTTGGTGCTTGAAATTTGTtccattatatttgtatattcaatTAAGAATACTGaattcaacaaaaaattttttaaagtgATACAGAAATCTGTTGATTATGGCTTGAATAAAGATGATTTCAACGAAGAGTTCTTAATTGATCATTGTGatacaaaatttgatttatatgaaaataaactatCATTAGTGCACCCAGCTACTAGTACATTATTTGTAACTGATTTGAGTACAGAAAAAACATATAAAGAGCTGCAATTTAGCTCAAAAGGATGCATTGTTGATAGCATGAAATGCTCAGATTATAGACTCATGATTGGAATCACAAGACcg aagAAAAAGAATTTTAAAGCTACAGAACATTTGGCAATTCTTCATCAATTCAAAGGATGTAAAGAAAACAATAGATTACAGATACCCTTGGTAGGGCCCGTTACTCAGTTCAAGGCGATCGGCAATTATATTGGAGTAGAAAACAGAGGATCTGCAACTCCATTCAtcacattgaaaaataattcattcTTAAACATGTTTTGGCTTGAATGCGATACTTTTTCATTTGATTGTACaagaaactatatttattacaatgttaaTCAAAGTATATTTCAGTATGATATATTAAAGTCCACTATGGCCAAATTTGAAGTGATACAAAAAATAGCTGGTGATGCAATATCAAATCTCTTACCTCTAACACCtttaaatgatagatatttGTTAGTACGAACGACTCTTCCAAATTCATATGAAATATTTGACGTCAAAGAACATGTTTCTATTAGGTCTATACATTTAACTCCAGGGTATTCATTAGTTCATGTGGGTAAATTATCTATGATTTTCTCTCATTCCTATAAAACTATGGTGGttgcatttaattaa
- the LOC132941041 gene encoding zinc finger MYM-type protein 6-like, protein MVAFCIAKYKKPYNIGECLVKPSLFNFTSKFLRPSAAKLIYLPLSNDTISRRINYLSVHIEEQVIDKIKLSEWFTIQLDESTDIYPKKAILLCYVRFIDFHTLCEDLLCWCGLPTRTTGQHLVVKKNSPDLNEGLIEVVKIINFIKSIALNSSLFSILCEEMGSEHSHLLMHAEVRLGILYSVQCIVVNVVNDQAPWKCMNPFQISLEGGSIADLSGLSTHMPPEFSPMLLFDH, encoded by the exons ATGGTAGCATTTTGTATAGccaaatataaaaaaccatataatatcGGAGAATGTTTAGTAAAAcccagtttatttaattttaccagTAAGTTTTTACGGCCTTCTGCTgctaaactaatttatttacctttatCTAATGACACAATTTCCAGAAGAATAAATTATCTTTCTGTGCACATTGAAGAACAagttatagataaaataaaactatcagAATGGTTTACAATACAACTTGATGAATCAACTGATATATATCCTAAAAAAGCTATTCTATTATGTTACGTCCGTTTTATTGATTTTCATACATTGTGTGAAGATTTATTATGTTGGTGTGGATTACCTACGCGCACAACAGG ACAGCATTtagttgtgaaaaaaaattcaccagATTTGAACGAAGGATTGATTGaggttgtaaaaataattaattttattaaaagtattgCCTTAAATTCTAGCTTATTTTCCATTTTGTGTGAGGAAATGGGATCTGAACATTCTCATTTACTAATGCATGCAGAGGTTCG TCTtggcatattatattcagttCAGTGCATCGTTGTAAATGTTGTCAACGATCAAGCTCCTTGGAAATGTATGAATCCATTCCAGATTTCTTTGGAGGGCGGGTCTATTGCTGATTTAAGTGGGCTAAGCACCCACATGCCCCCCGAATTTTCACCTATGCTGCTCTTTGACCATTGA